A part of Denitratisoma oestradiolicum genomic DNA contains:
- a CDS encoding primosomal protein N', with amino-acid sequence MSIVRVALDVPLPRLFDYRAEDPAGDWVGRLVRVPFGSGEKLGLILQVLDQSDQPPEKLRPIHSLLTELPPLPADWIALCEFCARYYQHPLGEVSSFALPPLLRRGKLPKRRLARPQPGRGDQEASPPLTTEQQVALMAIGQTRGFEAFLLHGVTGSGKTEVYLRAIEAVLAQGCQALMLVPEIALTPQLEGRVAARFPDAHIVSAHSGVADAARARGFLEAFEGQADIVLGTRLSVFMPLPRLGLIVVDEEHDASFKQQDGLRYSARDVAIFRAKQRDVPILLGSATPSLETFHHARTGRYRLLTLTLRAVAAAMPDVRIVDTRREKLQDGMSQALIAALELRLARGEQSLIFLNRRGYAPVLACTACGWISHCRRCAANLVVHLADRRLRCHHCGLETGIPQACPDCGNLDIHPFGRGTQRLEVALQERFPEARVLRVDRDSASSPKKWQALLAQIHAGEADILVGTQMLAKGHDFPKLTLVGVVGADAALFAADFRAPERLFAQLMQVGGRSGRALLPGEVLIQSEYPDHPLYQALADHDYSRFASQQLHEREQAGFPPFAHQALLRAEAPSVDQSLAFLAAARVEALKLAGEAVMLYDPVPMRMVRRMSLERAQLLVESASRPALQAFLATWSQLLYELKTPRELRWHLDVDPQEL; translated from the coding sequence ATGAGCATTGTCCGCGTCGCCCTTGATGTGCCCCTGCCCCGTTTGTTCGACTATCGGGCGGAAGATCCGGCGGGGGACTGGGTGGGTCGGCTGGTCCGCGTTCCCTTCGGTAGCGGCGAGAAGCTGGGCCTGATTCTTCAGGTGCTGGATCAGAGCGATCAACCGCCGGAAAAGCTCCGGCCTATCCATTCCCTGCTCACCGAACTCCCGCCCCTGCCCGCCGACTGGATCGCCCTCTGCGAATTCTGTGCCCGCTATTACCAGCATCCTCTCGGGGAAGTATCCAGCTTTGCATTACCTCCCCTGCTGCGCCGTGGCAAGCTGCCGAAACGTCGGCTGGCCCGGCCGCAGCCCGGTCGTGGCGATCAGGAGGCATCGCCGCCCCTGACGACGGAACAGCAGGTGGCCTTGATGGCCATCGGCCAGACCCGGGGCTTCGAGGCCTTCCTGCTCCATGGGGTTACCGGCAGCGGCAAGACGGAGGTCTATCTGCGGGCCATCGAAGCAGTGCTGGCCCAGGGATGCCAGGCACTGATGCTGGTGCCGGAAATCGCCCTTACGCCGCAACTGGAAGGACGGGTGGCGGCACGCTTTCCCGACGCCCATATCGTTTCCGCCCACAGCGGCGTGGCCGACGCGGCACGGGCACGGGGCTTCCTGGAAGCCTTCGAAGGCCAGGCCGACATTGTGCTGGGCACCCGGCTTTCCGTCTTCATGCCCCTGCCCCGGCTGGGCCTGATCGTGGTGGACGAGGAGCACGACGCGTCCTTCAAGCAACAGGACGGGCTGCGCTATTCGGCCCGGGACGTGGCCATCTTCCGTGCCAAGCAACGGGATGTGCCTATCCTGCTGGGCTCGGCCACGCCATCCCTGGAAACCTTCCATCATGCTCGCACCGGCCGCTATCGGCTGCTCACCCTGACCCTGCGCGCCGTGGCAGCGGCCATGCCTGATGTGCGCATTGTCGACACGCGGCGGGAAAAGCTCCAGGACGGCATGAGCCAGGCCCTGATCGCGGCCCTGGAACTGCGATTGGCGCGTGGCGAGCAAAGCCTGATATTCCTCAACCGGAGGGGCTACGCTCCGGTGCTGGCCTGCACTGCCTGCGGCTGGATCTCCCATTGCCGCCGTTGCGCCGCCAACCTGGTGGTACATCTGGCTGACCGTCGCCTGCGCTGCCATCACTGCGGTCTGGAGACGGGCATCCCCCAGGCCTGTCCGGACTGCGGCAATCTGGACATCCATCCCTTCGGGCGAGGCACCCAGCGTCTGGAAGTCGCGCTCCAGGAGCGTTTTCCTGAGGCCCGGGTGCTGCGCGTCGACCGGGATTCCGCCAGTTCACCGAAGAAGTGGCAGGCCCTGCTGGCCCAGATTCACGCCGGGGAGGCGGACATCCTGGTGGGCACCCAGATGCTGGCCAAGGGCCATGACTTCCCCAAGCTCACCCTGGTGGGGGTGGTGGGCGCCGATGCGGCCCTGTTCGCCGCCGATTTCCGCGCCCCGGAGCGGCTCTTTGCCCAGTTGATGCAGGTGGGTGGCCGCAGCGGCCGTGCCCTTTTGCCCGGCGAGGTGCTGATCCAGTCCGAGTATCCGGACCATCCCCTCTATCAGGCACTGGCCGACCACGACTATTCCCGCTTTGCCAGCCAGCAGCTTCATGAACGGGAACAGGCTGGCTTCCCCCCCTTCGCCCATCAGGCGTTGTTGCGGGCGGAGGCGCCCAGCGTAGACCAGTCCCTGGCCTTCCTGGCCGCCGCCCGCGTGGAAGCCCTGAAACTGGCGGGGGAAGCGGTGATGCTCTACGATCCGGTGCCCATGCGCATGGTGCGACGGATGAGTCTGGAGCGGGCGCAACTGCTGGTGGAATCCGCCAGCCGACCCGCGCTCCAGGCCTTCCTGGCCACCTGGAGTCAGCTCCTATACGAATTGAAGACGCCCCGGGAACTGCGCTGGCATCTCGACGTGGACCCTCAGGAGCTTTAA
- the holA gene encoding DNA polymerase III subunit delta — MQLRPEQLAGHLQKPLAPLYVVHGDEPLLTIEAGDAIRAAARAQGFEDREVLTAGPGFRWDELYMAAGNMSLFGGAKLIDLRIPSGKPGRDGGEALQRYCGTLGPGVATLISLPLLDWQVKKAAWFTALMESGVVLECNAPPLPQLPDWIAGRLARQQQSAPREALEFIANHVEGNLLAAHQEIQKLALLHPAGALSLEQVEDAVLDVARFDVDKLRAALLAGDLARCGRLLDGLRAEDTAPPLVLWALTTETRSMAQVRGAMDRGLPPEAALKEAKVFGPRQGPVRAAAQRVPAATARAALLQAARIDRMIKGIVSGDIWDEMLQMALKLSRNAPGPRPASR, encoded by the coding sequence GTGCAGCTTCGTCCCGAGCAACTCGCCGGCCATTTGCAGAAGCCCCTGGCGCCGCTGTATGTGGTCCATGGGGACGAGCCGCTGTTGACCATCGAGGCGGGGGATGCGATCCGGGCGGCGGCCCGGGCCCAGGGGTTCGAGGACCGGGAAGTGCTCACCGCCGGTCCGGGCTTTCGCTGGGACGAGCTGTACATGGCCGCCGGCAATATGTCCCTGTTCGGCGGCGCCAAGCTGATCGACCTGCGTATTCCCTCGGGCAAGCCGGGACGGGACGGGGGCGAAGCCCTGCAACGCTATTGCGGCACCCTGGGGCCCGGCGTGGCCACCCTGATCAGCCTGCCCCTCTTGGACTGGCAGGTGAAGAAGGCGGCCTGGTTCACTGCCCTGATGGAATCCGGCGTGGTGCTGGAATGCAATGCTCCGCCCCTGCCTCAGTTGCCGGACTGGATCGCCGGCCGCCTGGCCCGGCAGCAGCAAAGCGCCCCCCGGGAAGCCCTGGAGTTCATCGCCAATCATGTGGAAGGCAACCTGCTGGCGGCCCATCAGGAAATCCAGAAGCTGGCTCTGCTGCACCCGGCCGGCGCCCTGAGCCTGGAACAGGTGGAGGACGCGGTGCTGGACGTGGCCCGCTTCGACGTGGACAAGCTGCGGGCTGCACTGCTGGCTGGCGATCTGGCCCGTTGCGGGCGCCTGCTGGACGGCCTGCGGGCCGAAGACACAGCACCGCCCCTGGTGCTCTGGGCCCTGACCACCGAGACCCGGTCCATGGCCCAGGTACGCGGTGCCATGGACCGGGGCCTGCCACCCGAGGCCGCCCTGAAGGAAGCCAAGGTCTTCGGCCCCCGCCAGGGACCGGTACGGGCCGCCGCCCAGCGGGTGCCCGCCGCCACGGCCCGCGCCGCCCTCTTGCAAGCGGCCCGTATCGACCGCATGATTAAGGGCATCGTCAGCGGCGATATCTGGGACGAGATGCTGCAAATGGCCTTGAAGCTCTCCCGGAACGCCCCTGGTCCCAGGCCCGCTTCTCGCTGA
- a CDS encoding glutamate-5-semialdehyde dehydrogenase, with protein sequence MNITTYMEQVGQAARAASHATAKASTAAKNTALLAMAAAIRRDCAVLLAANAEDLAQARQEGLDAAMIDRLTLTAKGVEAMAQGLEQVAALPDPVGEITDMKRRPTGIQVGKMRVPLGVVGIIYEARPNVTADAAALCLKSGNAAVLRGGKEALRANQAIAACVREGLKAAGLPETAVQVIETTDREVVGRMIALPEYIDVIVPRGGKGLIERISQGARVPVIKHLDGNCHVYVDEAADPTKALKIVENAKTQRLGTCNTTESLLVARAVAGSQLPAIARMLLDKGVEIRGCEETRKLVQEAKAATEEDYYTEYLAAIISVKVVAGVDEAIAHINKYSSKHTESIVTENYSHAMRFLREVDSSSVMVNASTRFADGFEYGLGAEIGISTDKFHARGPVGLEGLTSQKWIVLGDGEVRS encoded by the coding sequence ATGAACATCACCACATACATGGAACAGGTCGGCCAGGCCGCCCGCGCCGCCTCCCACGCCACGGCGAAGGCCTCCACCGCCGCCAAGAACACCGCCCTCTTGGCCATGGCCGCCGCCATCCGCCGCGACTGCGCCGTGCTTCTGGCCGCCAATGCCGAGGATCTGGCCCAGGCCCGGCAGGAGGGTCTGGACGCGGCCATGATCGACCGCCTGACCCTCACCGCCAAGGGGGTGGAAGCCATGGCCCAGGGCCTGGAACAGGTGGCGGCCCTGCCCGATCCGGTGGGGGAGATCACCGACATGAAGCGCCGCCCCACGGGTATCCAGGTGGGCAAGATGCGGGTGCCCCTGGGCGTGGTGGGCATCATCTACGAAGCCCGGCCCAATGTCACCGCCGACGCCGCGGCCCTGTGCCTCAAGTCCGGCAACGCCGCCGTGCTGCGCGGGGGCAAGGAAGCCCTGCGGGCCAACCAGGCCATCGCCGCCTGCGTCCGGGAAGGCCTCAAGGCAGCCGGCCTGCCCGAGACCGCCGTGCAGGTCATCGAGACCACGGACCGGGAAGTGGTGGGCCGGATGATCGCCCTGCCCGAATACATCGACGTGATCGTGCCCCGGGGCGGCAAGGGCCTGATCGAACGCATCTCCCAGGGCGCCCGGGTACCGGTGATCAAGCACCTGGACGGCAACTGCCATGTCTATGTGGATGAGGCCGCCGATCCGACCAAGGCCCTGAAGATCGTCGAGAACGCCAAGACCCAGCGCCTGGGCACCTGCAACACCACCGAATCCCTGCTGGTGGCCCGGGCCGTGGCGGGCAGCCAATTGCCGGCCATCGCCCGGATGCTGCTGGACAAGGGCGTGGAAATCCGCGGCTGCGAGGAAACCCGCAAGCTGGTGCAGGAGGCCAAGGCCGCCACGGAGGAGGACTACTACACCGAATACCTGGCTGCCATCATCTCGGTCAAGGTGGTGGCGGGCGTGGACGAGGCCATCGCCCACATCAACAAGTACTCCTCCAAGCACACCGAGTCCATCGTCACCGAGAACTACAGCCACGCCATGCGCTTCCTGCGGGAGGTGGATTCCAGCTCGGTGATGGTGAATGCCTCCACCCGTTTCGCCGACGGCTTCGAGTACGGCCTGGGCGCGGAAATCGGCATCTCCACCGACAAGTTCCATGCCCGCGGCCCCGTGGGTCTGGAGGGGCTCACCAGCCAGAAGTGGATCGTGCTGGGAGACGGCGAGGTACGGAGCTAA
- a CDS encoding HipA domain-containing protein, whose translation MKLEVFIGAHEVGHLAYDDETHLFSFAYSPDWANNPDRSPLSPHLGFEQEQPSPQHSATVKAFFDNLLPEGRALDEAAAACKVSKASLLGLLANMGKETAGALRIGTALHTPQAEQSIMRPLPREELSQRIRDRANIPFLVWDQRIRLSIAGYQDKIAVFEGPDGQWSLVDGLKFASTHIVKPEPVHEAMAGLTSNEFFCMRLAAAVRLTVADVALHHVPEPVLAIRRFDRILLKDEVRRLQVIDGCQLLNLPPAFKYERPYGDNRDVANIRDGSSFARLFSALNAASFPAAEKTALLRWAIFQVIIGNTDAHAKNLTFFTGERWLTLAPGYDMVSTVIYSKLEHSYAMAIGDAFDAPNLDAAEWAEFCAVTELAPAFVVKEIRTLSERIQRSIDQTVHDTIESGANPDVVKVVAGYALNESNRLLDMSKNIAYMFKHR comes from the coding sequence ATGAAGCTTGAAGTCTTCATTGGCGCTCACGAAGTCGGTCATCTCGCCTACGATGATGAGACCCATCTGTTTTCGTTCGCCTACTCCCCTGACTGGGCCAACAATCCCGATCGATCCCCGTTGTCACCTCATTTAGGGTTCGAGCAAGAGCAGCCATCGCCTCAGCACAGCGCAACGGTCAAAGCCTTCTTCGACAACCTGCTACCCGAAGGCAGAGCGCTCGACGAAGCCGCCGCAGCATGCAAAGTTTCAAAGGCCAGTCTGCTAGGTTTGCTGGCAAATATGGGTAAAGAAACTGCCGGTGCGCTGCGCATCGGTACCGCCCTGCATACGCCCCAAGCCGAACAAAGCATCATGCGCCCGTTGCCGCGCGAGGAGCTCTCGCAACGCATTCGTGACCGAGCGAACATCCCATTCTTGGTGTGGGATCAGCGCATACGCTTGTCCATTGCAGGCTACCAGGACAAGATCGCCGTCTTTGAAGGCCCCGACGGGCAGTGGTCTCTTGTGGATGGCCTCAAGTTCGCGTCGACCCACATCGTGAAGCCGGAACCGGTACACGAAGCCATGGCCGGGCTTACCTCGAATGAATTCTTCTGCATGCGCCTGGCTGCCGCCGTCAGACTGACCGTCGCCGACGTGGCATTGCACCACGTGCCGGAACCGGTATTGGCAATACGACGCTTCGACCGCATCCTCCTGAAAGACGAAGTGCGTCGCTTACAAGTTATCGACGGATGTCAGTTGCTCAATCTGCCGCCAGCGTTTAAATACGAACGCCCTTATGGCGACAACCGCGACGTAGCCAACATTCGCGACGGCAGCTCCTTCGCCAGGCTTTTCTCTGCGCTGAACGCCGCCTCGTTTCCCGCGGCCGAAAAGACTGCGCTACTACGCTGGGCAATCTTCCAGGTCATCATCGGGAACACCGATGCACATGCCAAGAACCTCACCTTCTTCACCGGCGAGCGTTGGCTTACGCTGGCTCCGGGCTATGACATGGTCAGCACCGTGATCTATTCGAAGCTGGAACACTCTTACGCCATGGCGATTGGGGACGCCTTTGATGCCCCTAATCTCGATGCGGCAGAATGGGCTGAATTCTGTGCGGTAACAGAGTTGGCGCCTGCATTCGTAGTAAAGGAAATCAGAACGCTGTCCGAGCGGATCCAACGGAGTATTGATCAGACCGTACACGACACAATCGAATCCGGTGCAAACCCCGACGTAGTAAAAGTGGTTGCCGGCTACGCGCTGAACGAAAGCAATCGTCTCTTGGACATGTCGAAGAACATCGCCTACATGTTCAAGCACCGGTAG
- a CDS encoding class I SAM-dependent methyltransferase, with protein MPKTHDIRPGQSIELLKELHILTREGKLNQDSRRKLKQVYHLFQFIEPLLKAVQLSHPDVHLVDHGAGKSYLGFILYDLFFKNPPGAGHIWGIETRDELVIRSRDLAARLEFGGMSFLNLSVADSIASDQLPGRIDVVTALHACNTATDDTIRFALEKQARYIVLVPCCQAEVAAVLNRHKGQSLARSALTELWRHPLHTREFGSHITNVLRCLQLESHGYQVNVTELVGWEHSMKNELIIAIRKDLPRRRPAERLAEILHTLGLEELGERFFAGA; from the coding sequence ATGCCCAAAACCCACGACATCCGTCCCGGTCAGTCCATCGAACTGCTGAAGGAACTGCATATCCTGACCCGGGAGGGCAAGCTGAATCAGGATAGCCGGCGCAAGCTGAAGCAGGTGTATCACCTGTTCCAGTTCATCGAGCCCCTGCTGAAGGCGGTGCAATTGAGCCACCCGGATGTGCATCTGGTGGACCATGGGGCGGGCAAGTCCTACCTGGGCTTCATCCTCTACGATCTGTTCTTCAAGAACCCGCCGGGCGCCGGACATATCTGGGGCATCGAGACCCGCGACGAACTGGTGATCCGCTCCCGGGATCTGGCGGCCCGGCTGGAATTCGGCGGCATGAGCTTTCTCAATCTGTCGGTGGCGGATTCCATCGCTTCGGACCAGTTGCCCGGACGTATCGATGTGGTGACGGCCCTGCATGCCTGCAACACGGCAACCGACGATACGATCCGTTTCGCCCTGGAAAAGCAGGCCCGCTACATCGTGCTGGTGCCCTGCTGCCAGGCCGAGGTGGCTGCTGTGCTGAATAGGCACAAGGGCCAGTCCCTGGCGCGATCGGCCCTCACCGAACTCTGGCGCCACCCGCTGCACACGCGGGAGTTCGGCAGCCACATCACCAACGTGCTGCGTTGCCTGCAACTGGAGTCCCATGGTTATCAGGTGAACGTGACCGAGCTGGTGGGCTGGGAGCACTCCATGAAGAACGAGCTGATCATCGCGATCCGCAAGGACTTGCCCCGCCGACGGCCCGCAGAACGTCTGGCCGAGATACTGCACACCCTGGGACTGGAAGAACTCGGGGAGCGGTTTTTCGCCGGGGCATGA
- a CDS encoding UbiH/UbiF family hydroxylase: protein MDFDIAIVGGGLAGLSLAVALRQSRLSVALVEGRAPVRPAGWDARVYAVSPANVRFLDQIGAWRHLEHGRLCPIETMVVQGDEGGRLDFSAYDAGAEQLAWIVESSLMQGELWESAKRQANVSLFCPGRPQALEFGPERAILTLADGRRLSAGLVVAADGADSWTRQAAGIEVAFKPYDQLGVVANFECDHEHRHQAFQWFRADGVLAYLPLPGRRISIVWSTPEAHGRELLAMDEATFCRRVEQAGNHALGGLHLLTPPAAFPLRLMRSPSSIAPRLALIGDAAHTIHPLSGHGINLGFQDAQALARLLCAKPDHVDCGALAFLRAYERARKEEVVALQTVTDGLQRLFSPVSPPLSRLRNLGMNLTNGLPVIKNLLVRYALAS from the coding sequence ATGGATTTTGATATTGCGATTGTGGGCGGGGGACTGGCCGGCTTGTCCCTGGCGGTGGCCCTGCGGCAGTCCCGGCTGTCCGTGGCATTGGTGGAGGGGCGTGCGCCCGTGCGCCCGGCGGGCTGGGATGCGCGGGTTTATGCGGTGAGCCCGGCAAACGTGCGCTTTCTGGATCAGATCGGGGCTTGGCGCCATCTGGAGCATGGGCGTCTGTGTCCGATCGAAACCATGGTGGTCCAAGGCGACGAAGGTGGTCGGCTGGACTTCTCCGCCTACGATGCCGGCGCGGAGCAACTGGCCTGGATCGTCGAGTCTTCCCTGATGCAGGGGGAGTTGTGGGAAAGCGCCAAGCGGCAGGCCAATGTCAGCCTGTTTTGCCCTGGCCGTCCCCAGGCCCTGGAATTCGGCCCGGAACGGGCGATCCTGACCCTGGCCGACGGGCGGCGCCTGAGTGCCGGTCTGGTGGTGGCCGCCGATGGGGCCGATTCCTGGACCCGGCAGGCCGCCGGGATCGAGGTAGCCTTCAAGCCCTACGATCAACTGGGGGTGGTGGCCAATTTCGAATGCGACCATGAACATCGTCATCAGGCGTTCCAGTGGTTCCGCGCCGATGGCGTGCTGGCCTATCTGCCCCTGCCGGGCCGGAGGATATCCATCGTCTGGTCCACCCCGGAAGCCCATGGCCGGGAATTGCTGGCCATGGACGAGGCGACGTTCTGCCGCCGGGTGGAGCAGGCGGGCAACCATGCCCTGGGGGGCTTGCACCTGCTCACGCCTCCCGCCGCCTTTCCCCTGCGCCTGATGCGCTCGCCCAGCAGCATAGCGCCGCGCCTGGCCCTGATCGGCGATGCCGCCCACACCATTCATCCCCTGTCGGGCCACGGCATCAATCTGGGATTCCAGGATGCCCAGGCCCTGGCGCGTTTGCTTTGCGCCAAGCCCGACCATGTAGACTGCGGCGCTCTGGCTTTCCTGAGGGCCTATGAGCGGGCTCGCAAGGAAGAGGTGGTGGCCCTGCAAACCGTTACCGATGGCCTGCAACGACTTTTTTCCCCGGTATCCCCGCCCCTGTCCCGGTTGCGTAATCTGGGCATGAACCTGACCAACGGCTTGCCGGTCATAAAGAACCTGCTGGTGCGCTACGCCCTGGCGTCCTGA
- a CDS encoding methylated-DNA--[protein]-cysteine S-methyltransferase → MLITDDSWQAVIAAPGFNLGLRCSADEILGIDYLPSGPEQAPRLLLARETVGQLRAWLKDPAFDFTLPLAPAGTPFQRRVWDQISSIPLGQTRSYGQIAALLGSGPRAVGGACGANPYPVVVPCHRVLAAGGGLGGFANARGGFLLDVKRWLLRHEGWQIPDQRAG, encoded by the coding sequence ATGTTGATCACTGACGACTCCTGGCAGGCCGTCATCGCTGCGCCGGGCTTCAACCTGGGGCTGCGTTGCAGCGCCGATGAGATTCTCGGCATCGACTACCTGCCCTCGGGGCCGGAGCAGGCGCCACGGCTGCTGCTGGCCCGGGAGACGGTGGGGCAGCTGCGGGCCTGGCTGAAGGACCCTGCCTTCGACTTCACCCTGCCCCTGGCACCGGCCGGAACGCCCTTCCAGCGTCGGGTCTGGGACCAGATCAGCAGCATCCCCCTGGGGCAGACCCGCAGCTACGGCCAGATCGCAGCCCTGCTCGGCAGCGGCCCCCGCGCCGTGGGCGGCGCCTGCGGCGCCAACCCCTATCCGGTGGTGGTGCCTTGTCATCGCGTGCTGGCGGCCGGTGGCGGCCTGGGAGGCTTTGCCAATGCCCGGGGTGGTTTCCTGCTGGACGTGAAACGCTGGCTGTTGCGCCACGAAGGCTGGCAAATCCCCGATCAACGGGCCGGATGA
- the ssb gene encoding single-stranded DNA-binding protein — translation MASVNKVILVGNLGKDPEVRYAPSGDAITNITVATTDNWKDKATGEKREATEWHRVVFFGKLAEIAGQYLKKGSQVYVEGSLRTRKWQDKDGQDRYTTEIRADAMQMLGRREGMGGGDQESRSSAPRSSAPSRPAPAPASAPTGGGLGDFEDDIPF, via the coding sequence ATGGCATCGGTCAATAAAGTCATTCTGGTCGGCAACCTGGGCAAGGACCCGGAGGTTCGCTACGCGCCCAGCGGCGACGCCATCACCAACATCACCGTGGCCACCACCGACAACTGGAAGGACAAGGCCACCGGAGAGAAACGCGAAGCCACCGAATGGCACCGCGTTGTGTTCTTCGGCAAGCTGGCCGAAATCGCCGGCCAGTACCTGAAAAAGGGTTCCCAGGTGTATGTGGAAGGCAGCCTGCGCACCCGCAAGTGGCAGGACAAGGACGGCCAGGACCGCTACACCACCGAAATTCGCGCCGACGCCATGCAGATGCTGGGACGGCGCGAGGGCATGGGCGGCGGCGATCAGGAATCCAGGAGTAGCGCCCCCCGCAGCAGCGCCCCAAGCCGACCGGCGCCGGCCCCCGCGTCCGCCCCCACGGGCGGCGGTCTGGGAGATTTCGAGGACGACATACCCTTCTGA
- a CDS encoding DsbC family protein, with protein sequence MKRFALFLLLAVLAVAASAQSGEATIRKAFEDKLKAPVDQINRSPMPGIYEVLVDGQTMYVDEKASHFILGTMVDLKTMNNVSAASRSAWLQKQYAKLPLELAIKVVRGSGKNVLVTFEDPNCGYCKRLAKDLQKFKDITVYTFLLPVLGENSEAKARAIWCAADRAKAWTDWMTNDVTPVAAAKCDAESALRKTMDLGQRFGIRGTPFLMFANGDSAPGYLQPVEIEKRFKALN encoded by the coding sequence ATGAAACGCTTTGCCCTGTTCCTGTTGCTCGCCGTACTTGCCGTTGCCGCCTCTGCCCAGAGCGGTGAAGCCACCATTCGCAAGGCTTTCGAGGACAAGCTGAAGGCCCCGGTCGACCAGATCAATCGTTCTCCCATGCCCGGCATCTACGAGGTGTTGGTGGACGGCCAGACCATGTATGTGGATGAGAAGGCCAGCCACTTCATCCTCGGCACCATGGTGGATCTGAAGACCATGAACAATGTCTCCGCCGCGAGCCGCTCGGCCTGGTTGCAAAAGCAGTACGCCAAGCTGCCCCTGGAGCTGGCCATCAAGGTGGTGCGGGGTTCCGGCAAGAACGTATTGGTGACCTTCGAGGATCCCAATTGCGGCTATTGCAAGCGCTTGGCGAAGGATCTGCAGAAATTCAAGGACATCACCGTCTACACTTTCCTGCTGCCGGTGCTGGGTGAAAACTCGGAGGCCAAGGCCCGGGCCATCTGGTGTGCGGCGGATCGGGCCAAGGCCTGGACTGACTGGATGACCAATGACGTGACTCCGGTGGCGGCGGCCAAGTGCGATGCCGAAAGCGCCCTGCGCAAGACCATGGATCTGGGCCAGCGCTTCGGCATTCGCGGCACGCCCTTCCTGATGTTCGCCAACGGCGACTCCGCGCCGGGCTATCTGCAGCCAGTGGAAATCGAAAAGCGCTTCAAGGCGTTGAACTAG
- a CDS encoding helix-turn-helix transcriptional regulator — translation MKRVVKKPFPSDPEILTPAHLGRAIRAARTQSGLTQEQAALFCNMSKQTYVGIELGKEGTAIGSILVVAKNMGVALFVAPSRQRDKLKRQLSALMVTSDEA, via the coding sequence ATGAAACGTGTCGTCAAGAAGCCTTTCCCCTCAGACCCGGAAATACTGACCCCAGCCCATTTGGGGCGGGCGATCCGAGCTGCGCGCACCCAATCCGGCCTAACGCAAGAACAAGCCGCACTGTTCTGCAATATGTCGAAGCAGACCTATGTGGGTATCGAGCTCGGCAAAGAAGGCACCGCCATCGGCAGCATCCTGGTGGTGGCCAAGAATATGGGGGTCGCCCTCTTCGTCGCCCCCAGCCGTCAACGGGACAAACTCAAAAGACAACTCAGCGCCCTGATGGTGACCTCGGATGAAGCTTGA
- the xerD gene encoding site-specific tyrosine recombinase XerD, with protein sequence MNPSDAALLDEFVDALWLQDGLAKNTLASYRSDLTLFATWLSPRGRPLMAVSEADVNAYLAHLHTQPKPPKPASQRRLHTVLRRFYHWLLDQGRIGIDPLLNVQAPLPGTRFPKTLSERNVEDLLAAPDVDTPLGLRDRALLELFYATGLRVTELVGLRLFEISLNDRVVRALGKGAKERLIPMGDVAAEWLERYLREGRPALLGNKTCDEVFVTRRGGGMTRQMAWVLIKKYALLAGIPRERISPHVLRHAFATHLLNHGADLRVVQLLLGHADISTTQVYTHVARERLKQLHQQHHPRG encoded by the coding sequence ATGAATCCGTCCGATGCTGCCCTGCTGGACGAGTTCGTGGACGCCCTGTGGTTGCAGGATGGCCTGGCCAAGAACACCCTTGCCAGCTATCGCAGCGACCTGACCTTGTTCGCCACTTGGCTGTCCCCCCGGGGTCGCCCCTTGATGGCGGTGAGCGAGGCTGACGTGAATGCCTACCTGGCCCATCTCCACACCCAACCCAAGCCCCCCAAACCCGCCAGCCAGCGCCGCCTGCATACGGTGCTGCGCCGCTTCTACCACTGGCTGCTGGATCAGGGCCGCATCGGCATCGATCCCCTGCTCAACGTCCAGGCACCCTTGCCCGGCACCCGCTTTCCCAAGACCCTCTCGGAGCGCAATGTGGAGGATCTGCTGGCGGCCCCGGACGTGGATACGCCCCTGGGCCTGCGGGACCGAGCCTTGCTGGAGCTGTTCTATGCCACGGGCCTGCGGGTAACCGAGCTGGTCGGCTTGCGGCTGTTCGAGATCAGCCTTAACGACCGGGTGGTGCGTGCTCTGGGCAAGGGCGCAAAGGAAAGGCTGATCCCCATGGGCGACGTGGCCGCCGAATGGCTGGAGCGCTACCTGCGCGAAGGACGCCCGGCCCTGCTGGGCAACAAGACCTGCGACGAGGTCTTCGTCACCCGCCGGGGCGGGGGCATGACCCGCCAGATGGCCTGGGTTCTGATCAAGAAATACGCCCTGCTGGCCGGCATTCCCCGGGAGCGCATCTCTCCCCACGTGCTGCGCCATGCCTTCGCCACCCACCTGCTCAACCACGGCGCCGACCTGCGGGTGGTGCAACTGCTGCTTGGCCACGCCGACATTTCCACCACCCAGGTGTACACCCATGTCGCCCGGGAAAGACTCAAGCAATTGCACCAGCAGCACCATCCCCGGGGCTAG